Proteins encoded in a region of the Tindallia magadiensis genome:
- a CDS encoding helix-turn-helix domain-containing protein: MENNKLMPLSIIILAISIVFGSIWIGNSLKEIEKQSIYADSQGNDVLALDEAAKYLKISEGDLLYLIREENLGIKYVQMNDQYIFSKEALHEWLQSGQIEVRR; the protein is encoded by the coding sequence TTGGAAAATAATAAGCTGATGCCTCTATCTATCATCATACTTGCTATAAGTATTGTATTTGGTTCAATTTGGATAGGGAACTCATTAAAAGAAATAGAGAAACAAAGCATTTATGCTGACTCACAGGGAAATGATGTTTTAGCATTGGATGAAGCAGCGAAGTATCTAAAAATAAGCGAAGGAGATTTGCTTTATCTTATAAGAGAAGAGAATCTAGGCATTAAATATGTTCAGATGAATGATCAATATATTTTTAGTAAAGAAGCATTACATGAATGGCTCCAATCTGGACAAATAGAAGTACGGCGATAA
- a CDS encoding DUF6904 family protein has protein sequence MIYVENTPNNMGVTICGDFLDFEKLYEALHTVIGDEEDFIEYDDARLRILGICYDIRHALMGDRDYVFVENGLDEEKKRRMEVLAPDKNIYLKVQVLWPEMLFASIALNDFVVLYARKKAKASDSSDVLINTKIIWDPTMAQVRMLQAALTECLQKTISKASYTRVLNTMNGRYVSTYKYIGQYIDLLNDRFINMNPEKRLKSISVFAKRISQRDKEYEDLKNSLWQEAKRQNCRVDDLSLDIDFPEDIEW, from the coding sequence TTGATTTATGTCGAGAATACGCCAAACAATATGGGTGTTACTATTTGTGGAGATTTTTTAGACTTTGAAAAGCTATATGAGGCACTACACACAGTAATAGGTGATGAAGAAGATTTTATTGAATACGATGATGCCCGCTTAAGAATTTTAGGCATCTGCTATGATATACGCCATGCCTTAATGGGAGATCGGGACTATGTATTTGTTGAAAATGGTTTGGATGAAGAAAAGAAAAGAAGAATGGAAGTATTGGCACCAGATAAAAATATATACTTGAAAGTTCAGGTTTTGTGGCCAGAAATGCTTTTTGCCTCCATTGCATTGAATGATTTTGTTGTTCTATATGCACGAAAGAAAGCGAAAGCTAGTGACAGCAGCGATGTCCTTATTAATACAAAAATAATTTGGGATCCTACTATGGCACAGGTTCGGATGCTGCAGGCAGCCCTGACAGAATGCTTGCAAAAAACAATATCAAAAGCATCATATACAAGGGTGCTTAACACAATGAATGGAAGGTATGTTTCCACGTACAAGTATATCGGCCAATATATTGATCTGTTAAATGATCGATTTATAAACATGAATCCAGAAAAGCGCTTAAAAAGCATCTCTGTCTTCGCCAAACGAATTTCTCAACGAGATAAAGAATATGAGGATTTGAAAAATTCTCTATGGCAAGAAGCAAAAAGGCAGAATTGTCGTGTTGACGATTTGAGTCTGGACATTGATTTTCCAGAGGATATTGAGTGGTAA
- a CDS encoding mechanosensitive ion channel family protein → MEDGSVAVFEWLYILIGLASIIAARFIMGKVMRRFIQKGRDAWLSVLNWITVYLLITYAATYFSEASWLFGPLFTFGNTSVSLFTTMVAVFILIFAARISSLLKGAILPQVFEKYQMDASARFTFASLIHYMILAVAVIFSLSTLGIDISSLTVFAGVIGIGIGFGMQNIASNFISGIIILFERPIKVGDRVIIDNIIGDVEEIKMRATVVRTLENERIIIPNSFFLEEKVVNRSYADSNLRIFIDVGVSYGSDVNRVKEVLEEAAAELKSKTSEMLDEPPLIRFRDFGDSSLDFRLLVSINNPEKEFAIKSDLRFLILKKFRQNNIVIPFPQRDLHLFQQEKEKSSDT, encoded by the coding sequence ATGGAAGACGGATCAGTGGCGGTTTTTGAATGGCTTTATATTTTAATTGGCTTGGCATCGATTATAGCTGCACGTTTTATAATGGGAAAGGTGATGCGTCGGTTTATTCAGAAGGGCAGAGATGCATGGCTTTCAGTGCTCAACTGGATAACGGTATACCTTCTGATCACTTACGCGGCCACTTATTTCAGCGAAGCATCATGGCTTTTTGGACCCCTGTTCACCTTTGGAAACACCAGCGTGTCACTTTTCACAACAATGGTGGCGGTTTTTATCCTTATTTTTGCTGCAAGGATCTCCTCACTGTTGAAAGGCGCAATACTGCCCCAGGTTTTTGAAAAATATCAGATGGATGCCAGTGCTCGGTTCACCTTTGCCAGCCTGATTCATTACATGATCCTAGCCGTCGCTGTCATTTTCAGCCTCTCCACTCTTGGAATTGATATTAGCAGTCTCACCGTCTTTGCAGGCGTCATCGGGATTGGTATTGGCTTTGGCATGCAAAACATTGCTTCCAACTTCATTTCCGGCATCATTATTCTTTTTGAGCGTCCTATTAAAGTGGGGGATAGAGTGATCATTGACAACATCATTGGTGATGTGGAAGAGATCAAAATGAGGGCCACAGTGGTGCGCACCCTGGAAAATGAACGTATCATCATTCCTAATTCTTTTTTCTTGGAGGAAAAAGTGGTTAACCGCTCCTATGCCGATTCTAACTTGCGCATCTTTATTGATGTTGGCGTTTCATATGGAAGTGATGTTAACAGAGTGAAAGAAGTGTTGGAAGAAGCGGCCGCGGAATTGAAGAGTAAAACCAGTGAAATGCTGGATGAGCCACCTCTGATCAGGTTCAGGGATTTCGGTGATTCCTCCCTAGATTTCAGGTTGTTGGTTTCGATTAACAATCCGGAAAAGGAATTTGCCATTAAAAGTGACCTTCGATTCCTCATACTGAAAAAGTTCAGGCAAAATAACATTGTGATCCCTTTTCCTCAACGGGATTTACATTTATTTCAACAAGAGAAAGAAAAGTCGAGTGACACATAA